A window from Trinickia violacea encodes these proteins:
- a CDS encoding efflux transporter outer membrane subunit — translation MRILSAPLARTTAVIGLVCALTTLSACSTLPPYTKPEVAVPDHYANAPQASAGWSVATPADDHPRGPWWTLFDDPELNRLEAQIDISNQSVKKAVAQLQAARAMVDYQHAGYSPTVTAGIAQSRTRLSQNVLGHSLAGHTVPDYDVGVAASWEPDLFGRVKDATVNARDTAQATEADLQSVRLSMASDLATDYFDLRSLDIQKKLLDDTVAAYAASLEIVQHQFAAGGIDESAVAEAQTQLESTRTQDTDIDVQRAQLQHAIATLIGVPASSFTLPASTASVTLPQIPAGLPSQLLERRPDIAAAERRVAAANAQIGEAHAAFYPDLTLSASAGLESTFFAPWLTAPSLFWSIGSQLAGTLFDGGRREATLKGATAQYDGTVADYRQTVLVAFQQVEDNLSALQTLASEADTQQRATAAAQQALQLTMNRYQAGAVSYLDVVTSQTTALANERTSDQIEARRIDASVGLLKALGGGWQGLTSHAASGQARASAS, via the coding sequence ATGCGTATCCTGTCCGCTCCCCTCGCCCGCACGACGGCTGTCATCGGCCTCGTCTGCGCCTTGACCACCCTGTCCGCTTGCTCGACGCTGCCGCCCTACACGAAGCCCGAGGTCGCCGTGCCCGATCACTACGCGAACGCGCCGCAAGCGTCGGCGGGCTGGTCGGTCGCCACGCCTGCCGACGATCACCCGCGCGGCCCGTGGTGGACGCTGTTCGACGATCCGGAACTGAACCGCCTCGAAGCGCAGATCGACATCTCGAACCAGTCGGTCAAGAAGGCCGTCGCGCAACTGCAGGCCGCGCGCGCGATGGTCGACTATCAGCACGCCGGCTACTCGCCGACCGTGACGGCCGGCATCGCCCAATCGCGCACGCGCCTTTCACAGAACGTTCTCGGGCATTCGCTCGCGGGCCACACCGTGCCCGACTACGACGTGGGTGTCGCCGCAAGCTGGGAGCCCGATCTGTTCGGGCGCGTCAAGGACGCGACCGTCAACGCGCGCGACACCGCGCAAGCAACCGAAGCGGACCTGCAATCGGTGCGCCTGTCGATGGCCAGCGATCTCGCTACCGACTACTTCGACCTGCGCTCGCTCGACATCCAGAAGAAGCTGCTCGACGACACCGTCGCCGCCTACGCAGCGTCGCTCGAGATCGTGCAGCACCAATTCGCTGCGGGCGGGATCGACGAGTCGGCCGTCGCCGAAGCGCAGACGCAACTCGAAAGCACGCGCACGCAGGACACGGATATCGATGTCCAGCGCGCGCAGTTGCAACACGCGATCGCGACGCTGATCGGCGTGCCGGCGTCATCATTCACGCTGCCTGCAAGCACAGCCTCTGTCACGCTGCCGCAGATTCCCGCCGGACTGCCTTCGCAATTGCTCGAACGGCGCCCCGACATCGCCGCCGCCGAGCGCCGAGTCGCAGCGGCCAACGCGCAGATTGGCGAAGCGCATGCGGCGTTTTATCCCGACTTGACGCTGTCGGCGTCGGCCGGGCTCGAAAGCACGTTCTTCGCGCCATGGCTCACCGCGCCAAGCCTGTTCTGGTCGATCGGTTCGCAACTCGCGGGCACGCTGTTCGACGGCGGCCGCCGCGAGGCGACGCTCAAAGGCGCGACCGCGCAATACGACGGCACCGTCGCCGATTATCGTCAGACCGTGCTCGTCGCATTTCAACAGGTCGAAGACAACTTGTCGGCGCTGCAAACGCTCGCGAGCGAAGCCGATACGCAGCAGCGTGCGACCGCCGCCGCGCAGCAGGCGCTGCAGCTCACGATGAACCGCTATCAGGCGGGCGCCGTGAGCTATCTCGACGTGGTCACCTCGCAGACGACCGCGCTCGCCAACGAGCGGACTTCCGATCAGATCGAGGCACGGAGAATCGATGCGAGTGTGGGGTTGTTGAAGGCGCTGGGGGGTGGGTGGCAGGGACTCACCAGCCACGCGGCTTCTGGCCAAGCTCGCGCAAGCGCCTCTTGA
- a CDS encoding efflux RND transporter periplasmic adaptor subunit, with protein sequence MTTPNVPSNDRDATASTERVPVARAGVDESTPATQSRRRRLMLPIALACVAAALLTIGIVPRLAASTALTKQVEAQREPMVQVVAPRRAPASQELLLPGAVTPYADASIYARTSGYIQHWYTDIGAKVKTGQTLADIETPELDAQLKQARADEAAAQANYDYAASTAKRWQTMLQTQSVSQQDAETKTSDMQAKQAALEAAQANVARLTELVSYEKVTAPFDGVITTRNVDVGALVTAGGSPGLAGNPGELFHIEQTDKLRIFVNVPQDDAAYVTSGTQVYLTTQQYPSREFPATVARSADAIDPVSRTLRVEIDVDNRDGALMPGAYAQAHLALQTTHPALDLPVSALLFRPNGVTVAVVGSDNKVQLKQVTIGRDFGTYVEVATGVAEGDRVIDNPGDAIVAGEAVRIASTTAAEPASGSASAGKQG encoded by the coding sequence ATGACTACGCCCAATGTGCCGTCGAACGATCGCGACGCTACCGCATCGACCGAACGGGTGCCCGTCGCTCGCGCGGGCGTCGATGAGTCGACACCCGCTACCCAATCGCGCCGCCGCCGGTTGATGCTGCCCATCGCCCTCGCCTGCGTGGCCGCCGCCTTGCTCACCATCGGCATCGTGCCGCGCCTTGCGGCGAGCACTGCGCTCACCAAGCAGGTCGAGGCGCAGCGCGAGCCGATGGTTCAGGTCGTCGCGCCGCGCCGCGCGCCCGCCTCGCAGGAATTGCTGCTGCCGGGCGCGGTGACGCCTTACGCCGACGCCTCCATCTACGCGCGCACGAGCGGCTATATCCAGCACTGGTACACGGATATCGGCGCGAAGGTGAAAACCGGTCAGACGCTCGCCGACATCGAAACCCCCGAGCTCGACGCGCAACTCAAGCAGGCGCGTGCCGACGAAGCTGCCGCGCAGGCGAACTACGACTACGCGGCGAGCACCGCAAAGCGCTGGCAGACGATGCTGCAAACGCAGTCCGTCTCGCAGCAGGACGCCGAGACGAAAACCAGCGACATGCAGGCGAAGCAAGCCGCGCTCGAAGCGGCGCAGGCGAACGTCGCGCGATTGACCGAGCTCGTGTCATACGAGAAGGTCACCGCGCCGTTCGACGGCGTCATCACGACGCGCAACGTCGACGTCGGCGCGCTCGTTACCGCGGGCGGCTCGCCGGGGCTCGCGGGCAATCCGGGCGAACTCTTTCATATCGAGCAGACCGACAAGCTGCGGATCTTCGTGAACGTGCCGCAGGACGACGCGGCCTACGTCACGTCCGGCACCCAGGTCTATCTGACGACCCAGCAATATCCCAGCCGCGAGTTCCCGGCGACGGTCGCGCGCAGCGCCGATGCGATCGATCCCGTGAGCCGGACGCTGCGCGTCGAGATCGACGTCGACAACCGCGACGGCGCGCTGATGCCCGGCGCCTACGCCCAGGCGCATCTCGCGCTGCAAACGACACATCCCGCGCTCGATCTGCCCGTCAGCGCTTTGCTGTTCCGGCCTAACGGCGTGACGGTGGCGGTGGTCGGCAGCGACAACAAGGTGCAGTTGAAGCAAGTCACGATCGGCCGCGATTTCGGCACCTATGTCGAAGTCGCGACGGGTGTGGCCGAAGGCGATCGCGTCATCGACAATCCGGGCGACGCGATCGTCGCCGGTGAGGCGGTGCGCATTGCATCGACGACGGCGGCTGAGCCTGCGTCCGGGTCTGCGTCTGCAGGCAAGCAAGGCTGA
- a CDS encoding efflux RND transporter permease subunit, with product MWIVRLALRRPYTFIVLAVLLFILGPLAIMRTPTDIFPNIDIPVVSIVWTYNGFSAEDMAHRITSNYERALTSDVDDIEHIESQSLNGVSVVKIFFHPGADINRAIAEAASNSASILRVLPPGTLPPNIITYNASTVPVLQLGLSSDSLPEQTLYDLGNSFIRTQLATVQGAAVPLPYGGKIRQIMVQLDPRALQAKGLAPIDVVNAVNAQNLILPGGTAKIGSKEYNVEMNGSTQSVEALNNLPIKTVNGTVVYVRDVAHVIDGYAPQTNIVRSDGKRAALLTVEKTGSASTLTIIQQVKAMLPKIAAGLPQALKITPLSDQSVFVKSAISGVVREALIAACLTAAMILLFLGSWRATLIIAVSIPLSVLTSLIALSALGQTINIMTLGGLALAVGILVDDATVAIENITHHLENGEPLHDAILNGSGEIAVPTFVSTLAICIVFVPMFLLSGVARYLFVPMAEAVVFAMCASYFFSRTLIPTLAMYLMRAPSKHGKAKSGRFGALVRFQASFEHRFEALRNGYRAVLQRAIASRRRFLPIYLALCLGSLALIPFAGRDFFPAVDTGEIRLHLRAPTGTRIEQTARITDEVEAKIRTVIPKSEQAAVLDNIGLPVSGINLTYDSSAPIGTEDADIMITLKPDHRPTAEYVAKLRNVLAASFPGVTFAFLPADIVSQILNFGLPAPIDIQIVGNKLAENRVVANHLLTQLRGVRGLVDARIQQPGDEPTLNVDVDRTKAMQAGLTQHDVAQNLLIALSGSSQTTPNFWLDPKNGVSYPLMAEVPQYDIHSLQTLANIPVTTNPPSNGSQNVPQNQLGTLGTMSRSMQQAVVSHYNVQPVLDIFASAQGRDLGGVASDVTRLVDQARAQLPPGSSIVIRGQVQSMNQSFEGLGAGLVFAIALVYLLMVVNFQSWIDPLVIICGLPGSLAGIAWMLFSTHTTLSVPALTGTILCIGIATANSILVINTAREMLSNGVEPLTAALEAGFSRFRPVLMTALAMLIGMLPMALGLGDGGQQNAPLGRAVIGGLALGTVSTLLFVPVVFGLVHTWLAKRRESLERKAAAEAASEHAQ from the coding sequence ATGTGGATCGTCAGACTGGCCCTGCGGCGGCCCTATACGTTCATCGTTCTCGCCGTCCTGCTGTTCATCCTCGGGCCGCTTGCGATCATGCGCACGCCGACGGACATTTTTCCGAACATCGACATTCCGGTCGTCAGCATCGTGTGGACGTACAACGGCTTCTCGGCGGAGGACATGGCCCACCGCATCACGTCGAACTACGAACGCGCGCTCACGTCCGACGTCGACGACATCGAGCACATCGAATCGCAATCGCTCAACGGCGTGTCGGTGGTCAAGATCTTTTTCCACCCCGGCGCCGACATCAACCGCGCGATCGCCGAAGCCGCGTCTAACTCCGCTTCGATCCTGCGCGTCCTGCCGCCCGGCACGCTGCCGCCGAACATCATCACGTACAACGCGTCGACCGTGCCGGTGCTGCAGCTCGGGCTCTCGAGCGACTCTCTGCCGGAACAAACGCTCTACGACCTCGGCAACAGCTTCATCCGCACGCAGCTCGCGACCGTGCAAGGCGCCGCGGTGCCGCTGCCTTACGGCGGCAAGATCCGGCAGATCATGGTTCAGCTCGATCCGCGCGCGCTGCAGGCGAAGGGCCTCGCGCCCATCGACGTCGTGAACGCCGTCAACGCGCAAAACCTGATTCTTCCGGGCGGCACCGCGAAGATCGGCTCGAAAGAGTACAACGTCGAGATGAACGGCAGCACGCAGTCGGTCGAGGCGCTCAACAACCTGCCGATCAAGACCGTCAACGGCACGGTCGTCTATGTGCGCGACGTCGCGCACGTGATCGACGGCTACGCGCCGCAAACGAATATCGTGCGCAGCGACGGCAAGCGCGCCGCGCTGCTGACGGTCGAGAAGACCGGCAGCGCATCGACGCTCACGATCATCCAGCAGGTCAAGGCGATGCTGCCGAAGATCGCGGCCGGCCTGCCGCAAGCGCTCAAGATCACGCCGCTGTCCGATCAATCGGTGTTCGTGAAGTCGGCGATTTCGGGCGTCGTGCGCGAGGCGCTGATCGCCGCGTGCCTGACCGCCGCGATGATCCTGCTCTTTCTCGGCAGCTGGCGCGCGACGCTGATCATCGCGGTGTCGATCCCGCTTTCGGTGCTGACCTCGCTGATCGCGCTCTCCGCGCTCGGGCAGACGATCAACATCATGACGCTCGGCGGGCTCGCGCTCGCGGTCGGGATACTGGTCGACGACGCGACCGTCGCAATCGAGAACATCACGCATCACCTCGAAAACGGCGAGCCGCTGCACGACGCGATCCTCAACGGCTCGGGTGAGATCGCCGTGCCGACCTTCGTCTCGACGCTCGCGATCTGTATCGTGTTCGTGCCGATGTTCCTGCTCTCAGGTGTCGCCCGCTATCTGTTCGTGCCGATGGCGGAGGCCGTGGTGTTCGCGATGTGCGCGTCGTACTTCTTCTCGCGCACGCTGATCCCGACGCTCGCGATGTATCTGATGCGCGCGCCGTCCAAGCACGGAAAAGCGAAGAGCGGACGCTTCGGCGCGCTGGTGCGGTTTCAGGCATCGTTCGAGCACCGTTTCGAAGCGTTGAGGAATGGCTACCGCGCCGTGCTGCAACGCGCGATCGCCAGCCGTCGCCGTTTCCTGCCGATCTACCTCGCGCTGTGCCTCGGCTCGCTCGCGCTGATTCCGTTCGCCGGCCGCGACTTCTTTCCTGCTGTCGACACCGGCGAAATCCGACTGCACTTGCGTGCGCCGACCGGCACGCGCATCGAACAAACCGCACGCATCACCGACGAAGTCGAAGCGAAGATCCGCACCGTGATCCCGAAGTCCGAACAGGCCGCCGTGCTCGACAACATTGGCCTGCCGGTGAGCGGCATCAACCTCACCTATGATTCGTCCGCGCCGATCGGCACCGAAGACGCCGACATCATGATCACGCTGAAGCCCGATCACCGCCCGACCGCCGAATACGTCGCGAAGCTGCGCAACGTGCTCGCCGCGTCGTTCCCGGGCGTGACGTTCGCGTTTCTGCCCGCCGACATCGTCAGCCAGATCCTCAACTTCGGTCTGCCCGCGCCGATCGACATCCAGATCGTCGGCAACAAGCTCGCCGAAAATCGCGTGGTCGCCAATCACCTGCTCACGCAATTGCGCGGCGTGCGCGGTCTCGTCGATGCGCGCATTCAGCAGCCGGGCGACGAGCCGACCCTCAACGTCGACGTCGACCGCACCAAGGCGATGCAAGCCGGCCTCACGCAGCACGACGTGGCGCAGAACCTCTTGATCGCGCTCTCCGGCAGCTCGCAGACGACGCCGAACTTCTGGCTCGATCCGAAGAACGGCGTGAGCTATCCGCTGATGGCCGAAGTGCCGCAATACGACATTCATTCGCTGCAGACGCTCGCGAACATTCCGGTGACGACGAACCCGCCCTCGAACGGTTCGCAAAACGTTCCGCAGAATCAGCTCGGCACGCTCGGCACGATGTCGCGCAGCATGCAGCAGGCCGTCGTCTCGCACTACAACGTGCAGCCCGTGCTCGATATCTTCGCGTCGGCGCAGGGACGCGATCTTGGCGGCGTCGCGTCGGACGTGACGCGCCTCGTCGACCAGGCGCGCGCTCAGCTGCCGCCGGGCTCGTCGATCGTGATCCGCGGTCAGGTGCAATCGATGAATCAATCGTTCGAAGGGCTCGGTGCCGGGCTCGTGTTCGCGATCGCGCTCGTCTATCTGCTGATGGTCGTGAATTTCCAGTCGTGGATCGATCCGCTCGTCATCATCTGCGGTCTGCCCGGCTCGCTCGCGGGGATCGCCTGGATGCTGTTCTCGACGCACACGACGCTCTCCGTGCCCGCGCTCACCGGAACCATCCTCTGCATCGGCATCGCGACGGCCAACAGCATCCTGGTCATCAACACAGCGCGCGAGATGTTGAGCAACGGCGTCGAGCCACTCACGGCCGCGCTCGAGGCGGGGTTCAGCCGCTTCCGTCCGGTGCTGATGACCGCGCTCGCCATGCTGATCGGCATGCTGCCGATGGCGCTCGGCCTCGGCGACGGCGGTCAGCAGAACGCGCCGCTCGGCCGCGCGGTGATCGGCGGACTCGCGCTCGGCACGGTCTCCACGCTGCTGTTCGTGCCGGTGGTGTTCGGCCTCGTGCACACGTGGCTCGCGAAACGTCGCGAATCCCTCGAACGTAAAGCCGCCGCTGAAGCCGCCAGCGAACACGCTCAATAA
- a CDS encoding hydantoinase/oxoprolinase family protein produces MEGLSQVQVLGIDAGGTMTDTFFVRADGRFVVGKAQSNPEDESLAIFNSSQDALAHWKRDVDQVYPELVTCVYSGTAMLNRVVQRKGLDVGLLVNKGFEHVHLMGRAIQSYLGYALEERIHLNTHRYDEPLVPLSRTRGVTERTDVQGEIVIPLRDEEVRHATRELVEAGAKAIVICFLQSHKNATSERQARDVVRAELKAIGVDMPVFASVDYYPQRKESHRMNTTVLEAYAAEPSRQTLKKVSDRCRKHGAKFDLRVMATHGGTISWKAKELARTIVSGPIGGVIGSKLLGEALGYDNIACSDIGGTSFDMALITKGKFAIAADPDMARLVLSLPLVTMDSVGAGAGSFVRLDPYSGAIKLGPDSAGYRVGTCWPESGLTTVSVSDCHVVLGYLNPENFLGGQIKLDVNRAREHIKAQIADPLKLSVEDAAAGVIELLDLQLREYLRSNVSAKGYNPTEFVCFSYGGAGPVHTYGYTEGLGFRDVIVPAWAAGFSAFGCACADFEYRYDKSVDLALPQLAPAGDKEQAAQTIQKAWAELAAKVIEEFRINGFAEQDVILRPGFRMQYMGQLNDLEIESPIANASTAEDWERLVVAFEETYGRVYASSARSPELGFSVTGAIMRGMVVTQKPVLPEDPEGGPTPPKEARTGTRKLYRHKEWHDAALWRMEALKPGNVITGPAIIESDATTFVVPKGFATTLDKHRLFHLREVK; encoded by the coding sequence ATGGAAGGGCTTTCGCAAGTCCAGGTACTCGGCATCGACGCGGGCGGCACGATGACCGATACCTTCTTTGTGCGCGCCGACGGCCGGTTCGTCGTTGGCAAGGCACAGAGCAACCCCGAGGATGAATCGCTCGCGATCTTCAATTCGTCGCAAGACGCGCTGGCCCACTGGAAACGCGACGTCGATCAGGTCTATCCCGAACTCGTGACCTGCGTGTACTCGGGCACCGCCATGCTGAACCGCGTCGTGCAACGCAAGGGGCTCGACGTCGGCTTGCTGGTGAACAAGGGTTTCGAGCACGTTCACCTGATGGGCCGCGCGATCCAGAGCTACCTCGGCTACGCGCTCGAAGAGCGGATCCACCTGAACACGCACCGCTACGACGAGCCGCTCGTGCCGCTGTCGCGCACGCGCGGCGTCACCGAGCGCACCGACGTCCAGGGCGAAATCGTCATTCCGCTGCGCGACGAGGAAGTGCGCCATGCGACGCGGGAGCTCGTCGAAGCGGGGGCGAAGGCGATCGTGATCTGCTTCTTGCAATCGCACAAGAACGCGACGAGCGAGCGGCAGGCGCGCGACGTCGTGCGCGCCGAACTGAAGGCAATCGGCGTGGACATGCCCGTGTTCGCCTCGGTCGACTACTATCCGCAGCGCAAGGAAAGCCACCGGATGAACACGACGGTGCTCGAAGCCTATGCGGCCGAGCCCTCGCGCCAGACCTTGAAGAAGGTCAGCGACCGCTGCCGCAAGCACGGCGCGAAGTTCGATCTGCGCGTGATGGCCACGCACGGCGGCACGATCAGCTGGAAGGCGAAGGAGCTGGCGCGGACCATCGTGTCCGGTCCGATCGGCGGTGTCATCGGCTCGAAGCTGCTCGGCGAGGCGCTCGGCTACGACAACATCGCCTGCTCGGACATCGGCGGAACGTCGTTCGACATGGCGCTGATCACCAAGGGCAAGTTCGCGATCGCAGCCGACCCGGACATGGCGCGTCTCGTCCTCTCGCTGCCGCTCGTCACCATGGATTCGGTCGGCGCCGGCGCCGGCAGCTTCGTGCGGCTCGATCCGTACAGCGGCGCGATCAAGCTCGGGCCCGACAGCGCCGGCTACCGCGTCGGCACCTGCTGGCCCGAGAGCGGCCTGACCACGGTTTCCGTGTCGGACTGTCACGTGGTGCTCGGCTATCTGAACCCCGAGAACTTCCTGGGCGGACAGATCAAGCTCGACGTGAACCGGGCGCGCGAACACATCAAGGCGCAGATCGCCGATCCGCTCAAGCTCTCGGTCGAGGACGCCGCGGCCGGCGTGATCGAACTGCTCGACCTGCAACTGCGCGAGTACCTGCGCTCGAACGTCAGCGCGAAGGGCTACAACCCGACCGAGTTCGTCTGCTTCTCGTACGGCGGCGCGGGTCCGGTCCATACCTACGGCTACACCGAAGGGCTCGGCTTCCGGGACGTCATCGTGCCCGCCTGGGCGGCCGGCTTCTCCGCCTTCGGCTGCGCGTGCGCGGACTTCGAATACCGGTACGACAAGAGCGTCGATCTCGCGCTGCCGCAGCTCGCCCCCGCCGGCGACAAGGAGCAGGCCGCGCAAACGATCCAGAAGGCGTGGGCCGAACTGGCCGCCAAAGTGATCGAGGAGTTCCGCATCAACGGCTTCGCCGAACAGGACGTGATTCTGCGCCCCGGCTTCCGGATGCAGTACATGGGCCAGCTCAACGACCTCGAAATCGAATCGCCGATCGCCAATGCGTCCACCGCAGAGGACTGGGAGCGGCTCGTCGTCGCGTTCGAAGAGACCTACGGCCGCGTCTATGCGAGTTCGGCACGCTCTCCCGAGCTGGGCTTCTCCGTCACCGGGGCGATCATGCGCGGCATGGTGGTCACGCAAAAGCCGGTCCTGCCGGAGGACCCCGAAGGCGGACCCACGCCGCCCAAGGAAGCGCGGACCGGCACGCGCAAGCTTTACCGCCACAAAGAATGGCACGACGCCGCGCTGTGGCGGATGGAAGCCCTCAAGCCGGGCAATGTCATCACCGGGCCCGCGATCATCGAGTCCGACGCGACGACCTTCGTGGTGCCGAAGGGTTTCGCCACCACGCTCGACAAGCACCGGCTCTTCCACCTCAGAGAAGTCAAGTAA
- a CDS encoding hydantoinase B/oxoprolinase family protein gives MNMMSSQEVGFADLLKNGLTLKQFRDAILARTAQTGHYNGLERLELRESDPIRYEKMFSKLRGGLVHARETAKKIAASPIVEQEGELCFTLYNAAGDCVLTSTGIIIHVGTMGAAIKYMIENNWEANPGIHPGDMFTNNDCSIGNVHPCDIATIVPIFTHGKLVGWVGGVTHVIDTGAVTPGSMSTGQVQRFGDGYMITCRKTGVNDTPLRDWLHESQRSVRTPKYWILDERTRIAGCHMIRNLIEEVIEDEGLDAYEKFAYEVIEEGRRGLQTRIKATTLPGKYRKVAFVDVPYNHPDVQTSSAFAKLDSIMHSPVEMEIRKDGTWRLDFDGASRWGWHSYNAHQVAFTSGIWVMMTQTLVPTQRINDGAYFGTEFHLPKGAWMNPDDRRTGHAYAWHFLVSGWSALWRGLSQAYFSRGYLEEVNAGNANTSNWLQGGGINQDGDIHAVNSFEASSCGTGACAIKDGLNHAAAIWNPEGDMGDIEIWEMAEPLLYLGRNVKANSGGYGKYRGGCGFETLRMVWKAQDWTMFFMGNGYMNSDWGLMGGYPAATGYRFEAHRTGLKERIALTESLPLGGDTNPDFPDYENHLNAGAVVKRDQQCMTTEDCYSNYDLYLNYLRGGPGFGDPLDRETDAIERDLNNAVLLPEYAQKVYGAIATKDANGIWTVDAKATALQRIEIRNERLARSQPVQEWMKGERERILLKHASTQVQHMFATSFGLSTKFEQRFRTFWNLPESWTLTEDELDVPTYGSKFRMDLSKMPDVNTVVLVEE, from the coding sequence ATGAACATGATGTCCAGCCAGGAAGTCGGCTTTGCCGATCTGCTCAAGAATGGTCTGACGCTCAAGCAGTTTCGCGATGCGATCCTTGCACGCACGGCGCAGACCGGTCACTACAACGGGCTCGAGCGGCTCGAGCTGCGCGAGAGCGACCCGATCCGCTACGAGAAGATGTTTTCCAAGCTGCGCGGGGGGCTCGTTCATGCGCGCGAAACCGCCAAGAAGATCGCGGCAAGCCCGATCGTCGAGCAGGAAGGCGAGCTCTGCTTCACGCTCTACAACGCCGCGGGCGACTGCGTGCTCACGTCGACGGGGATCATCATCCATGTCGGCACGATGGGTGCGGCGATCAAGTACATGATCGAAAACAACTGGGAGGCCAACCCCGGCATTCATCCCGGCGACATGTTCACGAACAACGACTGCTCGATCGGCAATGTCCATCCGTGCGATATCGCGACGATCGTGCCGATCTTCACGCACGGCAAGCTGGTCGGCTGGGTCGGCGGGGTGACGCACGTGATCGACACGGGCGCGGTGACGCCGGGTTCGATGTCGACGGGGCAGGTGCAGCGCTTCGGCGACGGCTACATGATCACGTGCCGCAAGACCGGCGTGAACGACACGCCGCTGCGCGACTGGCTGCACGAAAGCCAGCGTTCGGTTCGCACGCCGAAGTACTGGATTCTCGACGAGCGCACCCGCATCGCGGGCTGCCACATGATCCGCAACCTGATCGAAGAAGTGATCGAAGACGAAGGGCTCGACGCCTACGAGAAGTTTGCTTATGAGGTGATCGAGGAAGGGCGCCGGGGCCTGCAGACGCGGATCAAGGCGACGACGCTGCCCGGCAAGTACCGCAAGGTCGCCTTCGTCGACGTTCCGTACAACCATCCCGACGTGCAGACCTCATCGGCATTCGCGAAGCTCGACTCGATCATGCACTCGCCCGTCGAGATGGAAATCCGCAAGGACGGCACCTGGCGTCTCGACTTCGACGGCGCGAGCCGCTGGGGCTGGCACTCGTACAACGCGCATCAGGTCGCGTTCACGAGCGGCATCTGGGTGATGATGACGCAGACGCTCGTGCCGACCCAGCGCATCAACGACGGCGCCTATTTCGGCACGGAATTCCATCTGCCCAAGGGCGCGTGGATGAACCCGGACGACCGCCGCACGGGCCATGCCTACGCCTGGCACTTTCTGGTCTCGGGCTGGAGCGCCTTGTGGCGGGGTCTGTCGCAGGCGTATTTCAGCCGCGGCTACCTCGAGGAAGTCAACGCGGGCAATGCCAATACCTCGAACTGGCTGCAGGGGGGCGGCATCAACCAGGATGGCGACATCCACGCCGTCAACAGCTTCGAAGCGTCGTCGTGCGGCACGGGCGCCTGTGCGATCAAGGATGGCCTCAATCACGCCGCCGCGATCTGGAATCCCGAAGGCGACATGGGCGACATCGAGATCTGGGAGATGGCGGAGCCGTTGCTCTACCTCGGCCGCAACGTCAAGGCCAACTCGGGCGGCTACGGCAAATACCGCGGCGGCTGCGGCTTCGAAACGCTGCGCATGGTCTGGAAGGCGCAGGACTGGACCATGTTCTTCATGGGCAACGGCTACATGAACAGCGACTGGGGGCTGATGGGCGGCTACCCGGCCGCCACCGGCTACCGTTTCGAGGCGCACCGCACCGGCCTGAAGGAGCGCATCGCGCTGACCGAGAGCCTGCCGCTCGGCGGCGACACCAACCCGGATTTCCCCGACTACGAAAACCACCTGAACGCCGGCGCGGTCGTCAAGCGCGACCAGCAGTGCATGACAACGGAGGACTGCTACAGCAACTACGACCTGTACCTGAACTACCTGCGCGGCGGTCCCGGCTTCGGCGATCCGCTCGACCGCGAGACCGACGCGATCGAGCGCGACCTGAACAATGCCGTGCTGCTGCCGGAGTACGCGCAGAAAGTGTATGGCGCAATCGCGACGAAGGACGCCAACGGCATCTGGACCGTCGATGCAAAAGCCACGGCGCTGCAGCGCATCGAGATCCGCAACGAGCGCCTCGCGCGCTCGCAACCGGTTCAGGAATGGATGAAGGGCGAGCGCGAGCGGATCTTGCTCAAGCATGCCTCGACACAGGTCCAGCACATGTTCGCCACGAGCTTCGGGCTCTCGACGAAGTTCGAGCAGCGGTTCCGGACGTTCTGGAATCTCCCCGAGTCCTGGACGCTCACCGAAGACGAGCTGGACGTGCCGACCTACGGCTCGAAGTTCCGCATGGACCTGTCGAAGATGCCCGACGTCAATACCGTGGTGCTGGTCGAAGAGTAA
- a CDS encoding acetone carboxylase subunit gamma has translation MSTYTKEQIRNLVEGKLDWDTTLRMLSMPKDGERFQMYLDALQRKLGWKDRIVLPLGPHLYIVQQQATKQWVTQCDCGHVFCDYRENWKLQANIFVRDSEEAMDEVYPRLMAPDTQWQVYREYYCPTCGTMHDVEAPTPWYPVIHDFEPDIDAFYSEWIKLPVPERVD, from the coding sequence ATGTCTACTTACACCAAGGAACAGATCAGGAACCTCGTCGAAGGCAAGCTCGACTGGGATACGACGCTGCGCATGCTGTCGATGCCCAAGGACGGCGAGCGCTTCCAGATGTACCTCGACGCGCTGCAGCGGAAGCTCGGCTGGAAGGACCGCATCGTGCTGCCGCTCGGACCGCACTTGTACATCGTGCAGCAGCAGGCGACGAAGCAATGGGTCACGCAGTGCGACTGCGGCCACGTCTTTTGCGACTACCGCGAAAACTGGAAGCTGCAGGCGAACATTTTCGTGCGCGACTCCGAAGAGGCGATGGACGAGGTCTATCCGCGGCTGATGGCGCCCGACACGCAGTGGCAGGTGTACCGCGAGTACTACTGCCCCACGTGCGGCACGATGCACGATGTGGAGGCGCCGACGCCGTGGTACCCGGTCATCCACGACTTCGAGCCCGACATCGATGCGTTCTACTCCGAATGGATCAAGCTGCCCGTTCCGGAGCGGGTGGATTGA